From one Solanum lycopersicum chromosome 12, SLM_r2.1 genomic stretch:
- the LOC101260027 gene encoding cyclin-D3-3, translating into MAFVIDSLYCKDETFQVFEVKPKSVTLLNQDLIWEKEELESLLSKEEENQMYNVVINNPFLSVFRSEAIEWILEAVDYHNFSAQTAILAVNYLDRFLFSLQSQNHDDEKQPWMNQLAAVTCLSLAAKIEETQVPLLLDLQVEESRYLFEPKTIQRMEILLLSTLKWKMNPVTPFSFLDYFSRRLGLNDHICFELLRRCEKVLLSTITDCRFMCYLPSAMAAATMLHVIDKLEPCIGQEYQEQLFGILGVVKDNVTDCCKLVQEVASNVDFNSNKRKFGALPGSPMGVMDVSFSSDSSNDSWAVAASVFSSPEPSSKRTRPHEKEK; encoded by the exons ATGGCATTTGTAATAGACTCTTTGTATTGTAAAGATGAGACCTTTCAAGTGTTTGAAGTAAAACCCAAATCAGTCACTTTGTTAAATCAAGATTTGATATGGGAAAAAGAGGAATTAGAGTCTTTGTTgtctaaagaagaagaaaatcaaatgTATAATGTTGTAATAAACAACCCATTTTTGTCTGTATTTAGAAGTGAAGCAATTGAATGGATTCTTGAAGCTGTTGATTATCATAATTTCTCTGCTCAAACTGCAATTCTTGCTGTAAACTACCTTGATAGGTTTCTTTTTAGCTTACAGTCACAAAATCATGATGATGAGAAGCAGCCATGGATGAACCAACTTGCTGCTGTGACTTGTCTTTCTTTAGCTGCAAAAATTGAAGAGACCCAAGTGCCTTTACTTCTAGATCTCCAA GTGGAGGAATCAAGATACTTGTTTGAGCCAAAAACAATTCAGAGAATGGAGATATTGCTACTTTCTACACTAAAGTGGAAGATGAATCCAGTAACCCCATTTTCATTTCTTGATTATTTCTCAAGAAGGCTTGGATTAAATGACCACATTTGCTTTGAACTTCTAAGGAGATGTGAGAAGGTGCTTTTGTCCACGATTACCG ATTGTAGATTTATGTGTTATCTTCCTTCTGCTATGGCTGCTGCTACAATGTTACATGTTATTGATAAGCTAGAGCCTTGCATTGGACAAGAATATCAAGAACAACTTTTCGGCATTCTTGGAGTAGTTAAG GACAATGTGACAGATTGTTGTAAGCTAGTTCAGGAGGTGGCTTCCAACGTTGATTTCAACTCAAACAAACGCAAATTTGGTGCATTGCCAGGAAGTCCCATGGGAGTTATGGATGTCTCATTCAGCTCAGATAGCTCCAATGACTCGTGGGCGGTGGCTGCATCCGTTTTTTCTTCTCCCGAGCCATCATCAAAGAGGACTAGACCACACGAGAAGGAAAAATGA
- the LOC101260321 gene encoding mannose-P-dolichol utilization defect 1 protein homolog 2, whose product MVELKFLGMDFGCALGSLSNGQFPEKDCLLPLISKLLGYAIVAASTTVKLPQILKILQHKSVRGLSVVAFELELIGYTIALSYCLHKGLPFSAFGEYLFLLIQAIILVAIIYYFSQPLGMKTWMKGLLYCAVAPTVLAGQINPVLFEALYASQHAIFLCARIPQIWKNFKGKSTGELSFLTFFMNFAGSMVRVFTSLQEKAPMSVALGSVIGVLMNGTILSQIIIYQKPTPPKGKKKD is encoded by the exons atggtggAATTAAAGTTTCTTGGAATGGACTTTGGTTGTGCACTTGGATCTCTAAGTAATGGTCAATTCCCAGAAAAAGATTGTTTGCTTCCCTTAATTTCAAAGCTTCTTGGTTATGCAATTGTTGCTGCCTCCACCACTGTTAAACTTCCTCAG ATACTTAAAATTTTGCAACACAAAAGTGTTAGAGGGCTTAGTGTTGTGGCCTTCGAACTCGAACTAATCGGTTACACCATTGCTTTGTCATATTGTCTTCACAAAGGGTTACCGTTTTCAGCTTTTGGCGAGTACCTTTTTCTTTTGATCCAAG CTATAATTTTGGTTGCAATTATCTACTATTTTTCTCAACCTTTGGGAATGAAGACATGGATGAAAGGCTTATT ATATTGTGCTGTAGCCCCAACTGTTTTGGCAGGTCAAATTAATCCTGTTCTTTTCGAGGCCTTATAT gCTTCCCAACATGCAATCTTTCTTTGTGCAAGGATTCCGCAGATATGGAAGAACTTTAAG GGCAAAAGTACTGGTGAACTGAGCTTTTTGACCTTCTTCATGAACTTCGCCGGTTCCATGG TTAGAGTTTTTACCAGCCTCCAGGAAAAAGCTCCCATGAGTG TTGCCTTGGGATCTGTGATCGGTGTACTGATGAACGGTACCATCTTGAGTCAAATTATCATATACCAAAAGCCAACACCTCCGAAAGGGAAGAAGAAAGATTAG